The DNA region CACAGTCTGCTCCTGGCAGGTCGGGATGCGGACGGCCGGCCGCGGTCAGGGGTGGTTCCGCGGCCGTCGGGGTGCGGGGAGGACGGCCCGTCCGCTCGACGGGGCGGGCCGTCCGTTCTCGTGCACCGCGGGTGCGGTGCCTCCGGGCCGGGGCCGCGCGGACGGCACCCGGCTCGGAGGCGTACGTGTCCCGGCCCCCGCCGGACGGACCGGCGGGGGCGGGGCCGGTCAGGGGAAGGAGACGAGGGTGGACGGCACGGTCGAGGTTCCGGCCGGGACCGTGGAGGCTCCCGTGCCGTTGATCACGTGCTCGTAGTGGCCCATCCCGCCGAGGGAGACCACGAGCAGGCTGTGGAACTTCACACCGGGTTTCACCGGCGCCTGGAAACCGTGCTCCTGGCGGATCGACGGGTCGGCCGTGAAGTTGCAGTAGCTGCCCAGCCCCCACGCCTCGTGGGTGTTCACCGAGTCGTCGACCCGGTAGGCGGCGTACCCCTTGATGTCGCCGTTCTGGATGGCGGCCTGGTTCGGGGCGTCGTACGCCTTCTCGTTCTGGTAGAAGATCGTTCTGCCGTTCTCGCCGTACCATTCGACGTCGAACTTGTTGAAGTGCTCGACGAACAGCCCGGTGGCCAGCACGTCGTCACCGTTGACACGCACGCCGTAGTCGGACCGGTTGGTCTCCCAGCCGACGCCCGCGCCGTGGTCGGCACGCCACACCCAGGTGTGGTCGATGATGACGTCGTCGCTGTTGACGACGATGCCCGTGGTCGCCTTGCCGGGGCCCGCGCCACCGACGCGGACGTAGACGTCCTGCACGGTGGTGGGGTTGGCCGCGTGGTCCGCGGACGCGCCCTGTCCACCGACGTCCAGCAGCGTCGGGGAGTTGACGGGACCGGCGTCGATGAGGAAGCCGGCGAGCTTCACACCGTCGACGTCGGCGACCTTCATCGCGGTCACGCCGTTGTCGGGGATGACCGTGGCGAGGCCGAGGCCCAGGACGACGGTGTCGGCGCGGTTCACCTCGATGGTGCGGTCGACGTGGTAGACGCCGGGCGTGAAGAGCAGGTGCAGTCCCTGCGCCAGGGCCGCGTTGATGGTGGCGGCGGTGGCTCCGGGCTTGACCACGTAGAACTGGCTCAGCGGGAGCGACTGGCCCTGCGGGGTGCCGTTGGCCCAGGTGGTGCCGCGCGCGTTGGTGCGCTTGGCGGGTACGAAGACCTTGTAGTCGTCGCCGTCCAGGTAGAGGAAGGGCTTCTCACGCGAGACGGGGGTGGTGTCCAGCGTGGTGTAGGGAGGCTCCGGGAACGAGGTGGCGGGTGCGCCCTCCACCCCGGAGAAGGTCATGTTCCAGACGCCGTTGGTCCAGCCGCCGACGGAGCTGTCGCGGGTGTACCACTGCTGCTGCGAGTAGGGGCCGACCTCGCCGTCGATCTTGCTGTCGGCGATGTAACCGCCGCTGGCCCAGCCGTACCCGTCGGGGGCGAGGTTGAGGCCGCCCTTGACGTGCATCCGACGGAAGGAGGCGGCCTGGGAGACGGCCCAGCGGTTGGTGCCGCTGACCGGGTTCAGGGCGAGGTTCTCGGCCGAACGCCAGAAGTTCTGGGTGGCGTTGCCGTCGAACCAGCCCGCGTCCACGGTCACGTCGCCGTTGAAGGTGGTGTCGTCGGGCCTGAGGCCGAGACCGGCGATCGAGGTGTAGAAGCCGATCTGCGCGTTGATGTCGTTGTACGTCCCCGGCTTGAAGAAGAAGGCGTGCCGGCCGTCACCGAACTGCGCCGACTCCTGCTCCTGGAACACCTGGTCCAGCTTGGCCTGGATACCGGGCGTGGACGGGTCGAAGACGTGCACGTTGGGGCCGAGGTCGCCGCCGCCCTGAATCGGGCCGGTACCGCCGCCGTCCGTGGTGCCGAAGACCTTGAACTCCCAGAGCGAGTAGCCGTACTGGGTGGCGCGGGCGGTGCCGAGCACACGGACGTAGCGTGCGGTCCCGGAGATGCCGAGCGTCTCGTCACCGCCGGTTCCGGTGGTCGTGGAGTAGGCGGTCGACCAGTCGTCGCCGTCGGACGAGAGCTCGATGCGGTAGGACGTCGCGTAGGCCGTCTCCCAGCTCAGTTCCACCCGGTCGAGGGCGGCAGGGGCACCGAGGTCGACCCGGATCCACTGGGGATCGGATGCCTCGCTCGACCAGCGGGTGCCCGGGT from Streptomyces sp. NBC_01754 includes:
- a CDS encoding discoidin domain-containing protein, with protein sequence MPALGIPPTTSPPPRPVRKGLVGVMVTALAAALLALTPATHAEAAPTLLSQGKQATASSQENGGTPASAAVDGDPGTRWSSEASDPQWIRVDLGAPAALDRVELSWETAYATSYRIELSSDGDDWSTAYSTTTGTGGDETLGISGTARYVRVLGTARATQYGYSLWEFKVFGTTDGGGTGPIQGGGDLGPNVHVFDPSTPGIQAKLDQVFQEQESAQFGDGRHAFFFKPGTYNDINAQIGFYTSIAGLGLRPDDTTFNGDVTVDAGWFDGNATQNFWRSAENLALNPVSGTNRWAVSQAASFRRMHVKGGLNLAPDGYGWASGGYIADSKIDGEVGPYSQQQWYTRDSSVGGWTNGVWNMTFSGVEGAPATSFPEPPYTTLDTTPVSREKPFLYLDGDDYKVFVPAKRTNARGTTWANGTPQGQSLPLSQFYVVKPGATAATINAALAQGLHLLFTPGVYHVDRTIEVNRADTVVLGLGLATVIPDNGVTAMKVADVDGVKLAGFLIDAGPVNSPTLLDVGGQGASADHAANPTTVQDVYVRVGGAGPGKATTGIVVNSDDVIIDHTWVWRADHGAGVGWETNRSDYGVRVNGDDVLATGLFVEHFNKFDVEWYGENGRTIFYQNEKAYDAPNQAAIQNGDIKGYAAYRVDDSVNTHEAWGLGSYCNFTADPSIRQEHGFQAPVKPGVKFHSLLVVSLGGMGHYEHVINGTGASTVPAGTSTVPSTLVSFP